Proteins encoded together in one Temnothorax longispinosus isolate EJ_2023e chromosome 5, Tlon_JGU_v1, whole genome shotgun sequence window:
- the LOC139813530 gene encoding uncharacterized protein — translation MSDYCICCKQLSDDTCRNVFDEKLLIDSREKDIHEESDGHVTLRNAIEVITGYTISEIGNTILCETCFHKVESYIKFRSQLVASFGRLNNTQILDLDSSSSENAEITNTWLLSKASNTGSDVSKEIMNVNENNVSYVSNYSNLSSSEAENDSSCPNLQLNFHRYVDNASDYGSDIDDNLNVDTSRSRIQKSDIESDVNVCSGEDDQVLELSVEYKHNETVNVSSTESEEDYDYGPTFKKIKFSSRRSSPLILS, via the exons ATG TCTGATTATTGCATTTGCTGTAAGCAGTTGTCCGATGATACGTGCAGAAATGTATTTGACGAAAAATTGTTGATTGATTCACGAGAAAAAGACATACATGAGGAATCCGATGGACATGTGACACTGAGGAATGCTATCGAAGTAATTACTGGCTATACA ATATCAGAGataggtaacacaattttgtgcGAAACGTGTTTTCATAAAGTggaatcttatataaaattccgTTCCCAACTTGTTGCTTCGTTTGGAAGATTAAATAACACCCAAATACTGGATCTCGATTCGTCAAGTTCCGAAAATGCAGAGATTACGAACACTTGGCTACTCTCTAAAGCATCTAACACAG gaTCAGATGTGTCCAAGGAGATAATGAACGTTAACGAAAACAATGTTTCCTACGTTTCAAACTACAGCAATCTATCGAGTAGTGAGGCTGAGAATGATTCTTCGTGTCCCAATCTACAACTAAATTTCCATCGTTATGTTGATAATGCCTCTGATTACGGCAGTGATATTGATGATAATTTGAATGTTGATACATCTCGTTCGAGGATTCAGAAGAGCGATATAGAATCAGACGTGAATGTATGTTCCGGCGAAGACGATCAAGTATTAGAGTTATCTGTTGAATATAAACATAATGAAACTGTCAATGTCAGTTCGACAGAATCAGAGGAAGATTACGATTATGGACcgacttttaaaaaaattaagttttcaaGTCGACGTTCATCTCCACTGATATTGTCTtag
- the Asciz gene encoding uncharacterized protein Asciz — protein MPRGFNRPAESGASPPVKTICPSPEELSVINNNVRCERCGLVFRNEPRCRLHDLKVHQRKKLDKIAKENVRYHCPVESCVYTVTSHRYFSTMKYLKQHYLKVHAEKNYACDRCGKSFSTESAKKGHARVCGVEFACSCSKTYITYEALLTHAKRSLHAITEKYKNSRHTTSKTVRRVLPRGRMSKPITILPTPDKSGKNSEDTDVATKSTSDVGVQTDDYKRSSKKMSNPSNVNNNNLHNAKRRISKQTQTNNLSKEKTSGKSIETQTPQANSKDSSKMHKRGGRCRALSKQSEQTLLKEELNLGDTFASGTLFPASPLPLRHDVGLQDFWEKNTSSTQTIPEKDMFEAFNDNVTQTEFETFYSHSHNPLIQGVPKSTVALMTLPYVEDTSAVEGYSFASTDGMSQADPMLTAKTFDDRFSSIETQTEQAFSPSYFYSESLSRSFALSSNIETQTTDNLDNMEQLLYSNTYTQTCDKMLSSDLGLSDIQTQTAWSHDDTTVSTETQTKSLICETDCNIPTGACRSWLNTQTSHTETQTDIFNIFEGFG, from the exons ATGCCGAGGGGATTTAACCGACCGGCGGAGAGCGGCGCGTCGCCGCCCGTGAAGACGATCTGTCCGTCGCCGGAAGAGCTGAGCGTGATAAACAACAATGTCAGGTGCGAGCGGTGCGGGCTCGTCTTCAGGAACGAGCCGCGCTGCCGGTTGCACGACCTCAAGGTGCACCAGCGCAAAAAGTTGGATAAAATTGCCAAGGAAAATGTGCGATATCACTGCCCGGTGGAGTCGTGCGTCTACACGGTCACGTCCCACAGATACTTCAGCACCATGAAATACCTCAAGCAG CATTATTTGAAAGTACAcgcggaaaaaaattatgcgtGCGATCGTTGCGGCAAAAGCTTCTCCACCGAATCCGCTAAGAAAGGGCATGCAAGAGTCTGTGGCGTAGAGTTCGCGTGTTCCTGCTCAAAGACTTACATCACGTACGAAGCGTTGCTCACGCACGCAAAACGATCTCTGCACGCTATAACggagaaatataaaaactcaAG ACACACCACGTCTAAGACAGTGCGACGCGTTTTACCAAGAGGACGTATGAGCAAACCCATCACGATATTGCCCACGCCGGATAAATCTGGAAAAAACAGCGAGGATACCGATGTCGCGACAAAAAGTACATCCGATGTCGGAGTACAGACGGACGACTATAAAAGAAGCAGCAAGAAGATGTCGAATCCATCGAACGTCAACAATAACAATCTGCACAATGCGAAACGTCGAATATCTAAGCAAACGCAGACCAATAATCTGTCCAAGGAAAAAACCTCCGGGAAATCGATAGAAACGCAAACACCACAAGCGAACTCGAAAGACTCGTCCAAGATGCATAAACGCGGTGGAAGGTGTCGCGCATTATCAAAACAATCGGAACAGACGTTGCTCAAGGAGGAACTCAATCTCGGCGACACGTTCGCGTCGGGCACGTTATTCCCGGCTAGTCCGCTGCCACTTCGCCACGATGTGGGCTTGCAGGATTTCTGGGAGAAGAATACTTCAAGCACGCAAACGATACCTGAGAAGGATATGTTCGAGGCATTCAACGATAACGTGACTCAGACGGAATTCGAGACATTTTACAGCCACAGTCATAATCCTTTGATACAGGGCGTACCGAAAAGCACAGTGGCTTTAATGACGTTGCCTTATGTCGAAGACACGTCGGCGGTTGAAGGATATTCTTTCGCTTCAACCGACGGGATGTCTCAAGCTGATCCTATGCTAACCGCCAAGACATTTGACGACAGATTTAGCAGCATAGAAACGCAAACCGAGCAAGCCTTTTCCCCATCGTACTTTTATTCCGAATCTCTGTCGAGATCGTTTGCCCTGAGTTCAAACATCGAGACGCAAACCACGGACAATCTGGACAACATGGAGCAACTGCTGTACAGCAATACGTACACTCAGACATGCGACAAAATGCTGTCCTCCGATTTAGGGTTGTCCGACATACAGACTCAAACTGCTTGGTCCCACGACGACACTACCGTTTCTACCGAGACTCAAACAAAGTCCCTGATTTGTGAGACTGATTGCAACATTCCCACGGGAGCTTGCAGATCCTGGTTAAATACACAAACGAGTCACACCGAAACGCAGACtgatatattcaatattttcgaGGGATTTGGATAA
- the L(3)04053 gene encoding uncharacterized protein L(3)04053 isoform X1: MASRGRKTDDSCRRSSLPKRHMWCSSSDEEEQEEKEEEEETATATTFGFGLATPWRPVGGKNAKNPPSPSGNEAVFPPSSPSNEEKMTPERCRDTQSRNNPSPTSDRFGRSRVDPVEQSTGQDSSSRRDSNPFSFKAFLKNGTQQTNYHNTGARPKVYSSTTSSPGSVLDKDNVGGGGGGGGVYSGRNPTELPDFVQDHLVIEQCYLNHENSQPVLPDVDNLPDFALNSMEQRQQSRLRGETMKNDSDVLCDDLRSFDLTDTLHKGLPHRDHSASNAMHSNHLDLPMFEDRLNETAPSLPRPEHREAFSFTGFPFDLPLPFHDSNPNINATSRDDLPSGGEASVHKSLPDFLSDGPIHNRSTDSEPTASMAESTERRLLLENEILRQQLEASRRQLGEKMERIRSLEADVLSKKEVEHEEAVHLEKAMEQVEDNLKRSTKRAVNAESTVTSLKKEIKVLTTEISLLRMENSQLRAGISTAGQSETTAGAVNMNRTVRRLARDLFAAASSAEVSLRQLMSGVDNLRVLASTLENVDRIEDWTKDFLPDSDEDNAAGPAV, encoded by the exons ATGGCGAGCCGCGGTAGGAAGACCGACGATTCATGCCGTCGGTCGTCATTGCCGAAACGCCACATGTGGTGCTCGTCGTCTGACGAGGAGGAGcaagaggagaaggaggaagaggaggagacgGCCACGGCCACCACCTTCGGCTTCGGCCTCGCCACCCCCTGGCGGCCCGTGGGCGGCAAGAACGCCAAGAACCCCCCGTCGCCGTCGGGGAACGAGGCCGTCTTTCCGCCGTCCTCGCCGTCCAACGAGGAGAAGATGACCCCCGAGCGTTGCCGGGACACTCAGTCCAGGAACAACCCGTCGCCGACGTCCGACCGCTTCGGCAGGAGTCGCGTCGATCCCGTCGAACAGTCGACAG GTCAAGactcgtcgtcgcgtcgcgacagCAACCCCTTCAGTTTTAAGGCCTTCCTGAAGAATGGCACGCAGCAGACCAACTATCACAACACCGGGGCAAGGCCCAAGGTCTACTCGTCCACCACGTCGAGCCCCGGCAGCGTCCTCGACAAGGACAACgttggcggcggcggcggcggcggcggtgttTACTCCGGCCGAAACCCGACGGAGCTGCCGGACTTTGTGCAGGATCACCTGGTCATCGAGCAGTGTTACTTGAATCACGAGAACAGTCAGCCAGTACTGCCCGACGTGGATAATCTGCCGGATTTCGCGCTGAACAGCATGGAACAAAGGCAGCAGTCCCGATTGCGGGGCGAGACGATGAAGAACGACTCCGACGTCCTGTGCGACGATCTACGATCGTTTGATCTCACCGACACGCTGCACAAAGGCTTGCCGCACAGAGATCATTCCGCGTCGAACGCGATGCATTCGAATCACTTGGATCTGCCTATGTTCGAGGATAGACTCAACGAAACCGCGCCTTCCCTTCCCCGTCCTGAGCACAGAG agGCATTTTCTTTTACAGGATTTCCATTTGATTTACCGTTACCCTTTCACGACTCTAATCCCAATATAAATGCAACCTCACGAGACGATCTCCCGTCAGGAGGTGAGGCGAGCGTCCATAAATCTCTGCCAGACTTTTTAAGCGACGGTCCTATACATAATAGATCTACAGATTCGGAACCTACCGCGAGCATGGCAGAATCCACGGAGAGAAGG CTTTTGCTCGAGAACGAAATATTACGTCAGCAATTGGAGGCATCTCGAAGACAACTTGGTGAAAAAATGGAAAG AATTCGTTCATTGGAGGCCGACGTGTTGTCTAAAAAGGAAGTCGAACACGAAGAAGCTGTGCACTTGGAAAAAGCGATGGAGCAGGTCGAGGATAACTTAAAACGAAGTACA AAGCGAGCAGTTAATGCCGAAAGCACTGTCACATCattgaagaaagaaattaaggtTTTAACG ACAGAGATATCTCTGCTACGAATGGAGAACAGTCAACTTCGAGCCGGTATCTCAACAGCTGGGCAAAGTGAAACGACGGCTGGTGCCGTCAACATGAATCGCACGGTCAGAAGGCTCGCGCGTGATTTATTCGCGGCTGCATCGTCGGCTGAAGTGTCTCTCAG ACAATTAATGTCCGGCGTGGACAATCTGAGAGTACTCGCGTCGACCCTCGAAAACGTGGACAGGATAGAAGACTGGACCAAAGACTTTTTACCTGATTCCGATGAGGACAATGCCGCCGGTCCCGCAGTATAA
- the L(3)04053 gene encoding uncharacterized protein L(3)04053 isoform X2 has translation MASRGRKTDDSCRRSSLPKRHMWCSSSDEEEQEEKEEEEETATATTFGFGLATPWRPVGGKNAKNPPSPSGNEAVFPPSSPSNEEKMTPERCRDTQSRNNPSPTSDRFGRSRVDPVEQSTGQDSSSRRDSNPFSFKAFLKNGTQQTNYHNTGARPKVYSSTTSSPGSVLDKDNVGGGGGGGGVYSGRNPTELPDFVQDHLVIEQCYLNHENSQPVLPDVDNLPDFALNSMEQRQQSRLRGETMKNDSDVLCDDLRSFDLTDTLHKGLPHRDHSASNAMHSNHLDLPMFEDRLNETAPSLPRPEHRGFPFDLPLPFHDSNPNINATSRDDLPSGGEASVHKSLPDFLSDGPIHNRSTDSEPTASMAESTERRLLLENEILRQQLEASRRQLGEKMERIRSLEADVLSKKEVEHEEAVHLEKAMEQVEDNLKRSTKRAVNAESTVTSLKKEIKVLTTEISLLRMENSQLRAGISTAGQSETTAGAVNMNRTVRRLARDLFAAASSAEVSLRQLMSGVDNLRVLASTLENVDRIEDWTKDFLPDSDEDNAAGPAV, from the exons ATGGCGAGCCGCGGTAGGAAGACCGACGATTCATGCCGTCGGTCGTCATTGCCGAAACGCCACATGTGGTGCTCGTCGTCTGACGAGGAGGAGcaagaggagaaggaggaagaggaggagacgGCCACGGCCACCACCTTCGGCTTCGGCCTCGCCACCCCCTGGCGGCCCGTGGGCGGCAAGAACGCCAAGAACCCCCCGTCGCCGTCGGGGAACGAGGCCGTCTTTCCGCCGTCCTCGCCGTCCAACGAGGAGAAGATGACCCCCGAGCGTTGCCGGGACACTCAGTCCAGGAACAACCCGTCGCCGACGTCCGACCGCTTCGGCAGGAGTCGCGTCGATCCCGTCGAACAGTCGACAG GTCAAGactcgtcgtcgcgtcgcgacagCAACCCCTTCAGTTTTAAGGCCTTCCTGAAGAATGGCACGCAGCAGACCAACTATCACAACACCGGGGCAAGGCCCAAGGTCTACTCGTCCACCACGTCGAGCCCCGGCAGCGTCCTCGACAAGGACAACgttggcggcggcggcggcggcggcggtgttTACTCCGGCCGAAACCCGACGGAGCTGCCGGACTTTGTGCAGGATCACCTGGTCATCGAGCAGTGTTACTTGAATCACGAGAACAGTCAGCCAGTACTGCCCGACGTGGATAATCTGCCGGATTTCGCGCTGAACAGCATGGAACAAAGGCAGCAGTCCCGATTGCGGGGCGAGACGATGAAGAACGACTCCGACGTCCTGTGCGACGATCTACGATCGTTTGATCTCACCGACACGCTGCACAAAGGCTTGCCGCACAGAGATCATTCCGCGTCGAACGCGATGCATTCGAATCACTTGGATCTGCCTATGTTCGAGGATAGACTCAACGAAACCGCGCCTTCCCTTCCCCGTCCTGAGCACAGAG GATTTCCATTTGATTTACCGTTACCCTTTCACGACTCTAATCCCAATATAAATGCAACCTCACGAGACGATCTCCCGTCAGGAGGTGAGGCGAGCGTCCATAAATCTCTGCCAGACTTTTTAAGCGACGGTCCTATACATAATAGATCTACAGATTCGGAACCTACCGCGAGCATGGCAGAATCCACGGAGAGAAGG CTTTTGCTCGAGAACGAAATATTACGTCAGCAATTGGAGGCATCTCGAAGACAACTTGGTGAAAAAATGGAAAG AATTCGTTCATTGGAGGCCGACGTGTTGTCTAAAAAGGAAGTCGAACACGAAGAAGCTGTGCACTTGGAAAAAGCGATGGAGCAGGTCGAGGATAACTTAAAACGAAGTACA AAGCGAGCAGTTAATGCCGAAAGCACTGTCACATCattgaagaaagaaattaaggtTTTAACG ACAGAGATATCTCTGCTACGAATGGAGAACAGTCAACTTCGAGCCGGTATCTCAACAGCTGGGCAAAGTGAAACGACGGCTGGTGCCGTCAACATGAATCGCACGGTCAGAAGGCTCGCGCGTGATTTATTCGCGGCTGCATCGTCGGCTGAAGTGTCTCTCAG ACAATTAATGTCCGGCGTGGACAATCTGAGAGTACTCGCGTCGACCCTCGAAAACGTGGACAGGATAGAAGACTGGACCAAAGACTTTTTACCTGATTCCGATGAGGACAATGCCGCCGGTCCCGCAGTATAA